In the genome of Sinobacterium caligoides, one region contains:
- a CDS encoding MHYT domain-containing protein — MDFWRFHAIDNGRLAITGELALFVAVLSLTISVLAAYATIIALERAWACDNRKLNNQWALLAALALAIGVWTMHFIGMLALRLPTPIHYDTAITIVSMLPVIFGSFAALKLLANNSPSWQRIQVAALFFTCGVVAMHYCGMEAMTVDAEMTYSPTLLLLSFVITQGLATLAISMGGIAQCLRQQRMAKILAACVAGLAIAGMHYSSMSVVSFYPTIDTATTAAALPPHLVMTDNSTLALVITTISALLIGLLIVSAIFDRRLQSVVIDLQNKSRREQMIVDNLFDGIVVINCNNRIDTFNKAFLKLCQHTGREVDKMQISTLLPALDYHSLLIDSQQSDSRFINKTSRIKLIKKDGSQIFCEATIAPITVNTHILFNASFRDISKREALELQLAHAQKLESIGQLAAGIAHEINTPTQYIASNIAFLKDAFQGCIDSLQHGQTFSSSLSGDDRHYFQQSLNQLKFDFISTEIPQAIEQSLEGLERVSSIVKAMKSFSYPSHGDKHLVDLGEAIATTVTVARNEWRYVADVHLDIASDLPPIDGLRDEINQVLLNMIVNAAHAIEDRYQNNEQKGRIDIVAHFDSEYCYIDIKDDGMGISNEHKKRIFDPFFTTKEVGRGTGQGLSIAYSVINEKHNGAIVVDSHLGKGTTFTIKLPYLQEASQQQEMASSQQHLSQQHLSQQHLSQQHGNQPASTTKAGPS; from the coding sequence ATGGACTTCTGGCGCTTTCATGCCATCGACAATGGCCGCTTAGCAATCACGGGAGAGCTTGCTCTTTTCGTCGCTGTGCTGTCACTCACGATCTCCGTCCTCGCTGCCTACGCGACCATCATCGCCCTGGAACGTGCTTGGGCTTGCGATAATCGCAAGCTTAACAACCAATGGGCACTGTTAGCTGCCCTAGCACTCGCCATCGGCGTCTGGACGATGCATTTCATCGGTATGCTAGCCCTCAGACTCCCCACCCCCATCCATTACGACACCGCAATCACCATCGTCTCAATGCTGCCGGTAATCTTTGGTAGCTTCGCCGCACTCAAACTACTGGCGAATAACAGCCCCAGTTGGCAGCGCATACAAGTAGCGGCACTGTTTTTTACCTGTGGCGTTGTCGCCATGCATTACTGTGGCATGGAGGCGATGACTGTTGACGCTGAAATGACTTATTCACCCACCCTCTTGCTGCTCTCTTTCGTCATCACCCAGGGCTTAGCCACACTGGCGATCTCTATGGGCGGCATTGCCCAGTGCCTGAGGCAACAGCGTATGGCAAAGATCCTCGCCGCCTGCGTTGCTGGTCTCGCGATCGCCGGCATGCACTATAGCAGCATGAGCGTTGTCAGCTTTTACCCAACCATCGACACGGCGACCACTGCGGCAGCGCTCCCTCCTCACCTCGTAATGACGGACAACAGCACCCTCGCGTTAGTCATCACCACGATTTCCGCGCTACTCATCGGCTTATTAATTGTCAGTGCGATATTCGACCGCCGATTACAAAGCGTTGTCATCGATCTGCAGAACAAATCGAGACGCGAGCAGATGATCGTCGACAACCTATTCGATGGCATTGTCGTGATCAATTGCAACAACCGTATCGACACCTTCAACAAGGCCTTCCTAAAACTCTGTCAACACACGGGAAGAGAGGTGGATAAGATGCAAATCAGCACGCTGCTGCCGGCACTTGACTATCACTCGCTGCTCATAGACAGCCAACAATCAGACAGTCGCTTCATCAATAAGACCAGCCGCATCAAGCTCATCAAAAAAGATGGCAGCCAAATTTTCTGCGAAGCTACCATCGCCCCCATCACCGTCAACACGCACATCCTATTCAACGCTTCTTTTCGCGACATCAGTAAGCGCGAAGCGCTAGAGCTGCAGTTGGCGCATGCACAAAAGCTGGAGTCCATCGGTCAACTGGCCGCCGGCATCGCTCATGAGATCAACACCCCGACACAATATATCGCCAGCAATATCGCCTTCCTCAAGGATGCCTTTCAAGGCTGTATCGACAGTCTGCAGCACGGACAAACGTTCAGTAGTAGCCTCAGCGGGGACGATCGTCATTACTTCCAACAGTCGCTGAACCAGCTCAAGTTTGATTTCATCAGCACAGAAATTCCGCAGGCCATCGAACAGTCACTGGAGGGTCTTGAGCGCGTTTCCAGCATCGTCAAAGCCATGAAGTCTTTCTCTTATCCCAGTCACGGCGACAAACACCTTGTCGATCTTGGCGAGGCCATCGCCACCACCGTCACCGTCGCACGTAACGAATGGCGATACGTTGCCGATGTGCATCTCGACATCGCTAGCGACTTACCGCCTATCGATGGTCTACGTGACGAAATCAACCAGGTACTACTCAATATGATCGTTAACGCCGCCCATGCCATCGAAGACCGCTATCAAAACAATGAACAAAAAGGCCGTATCGACATCGTCGCTCACTTCGACTCGGAGTATTGCTATATCGACATCAAAGACGACGGCATGGGTATCAGCAACGAACATAAGAAACGCATCTTCGACCCCTTCTTCACCACCAAAGAAGTCGGCAGAGGTACCGGCCAAGGGCTCAGCATTGCCTACTCGGTGATTAACGAGAAGCACAACGGAGCCATAGTCGTCGATTCCCATCTCGGCAAAGGCACTACGTTCACGATCAAACTGCCGTATCTACAAGAGGCGTCACAGCAACAGGAAATGGCTTCATCTCAACAACACCTTTCTCAACAACACCTTTCCCAACAACACCTTTCTCAACAACACGGCAACCAGCCCGCGTCTACGACGAAGGCAGGGCCGTCATGA
- a CDS encoding HDOD domain-containing protein has translation MRALFVDDDALLLQGMKRAFFASDWLISTASNGDEAMQQLAQQHYDVVVSDIRMPQMSGGELFAKIKQQHPRTIRIVLSGQPGIHAPVATSMVAHHWLDKPCSILELKDTLDRSYQNLQQINSEPLQRLIARAGALPTPPPIILALKNRLKQLSSIDEISQLILRDPGLSAKILHIANASYIAGNNPTNNLHEAVTRLGLDAVHQVVLLAEPHMFNCPQQNKQLVKLQQHARSCAKLAQQIAPSIKKTEAMLAALLHRLGDTLLISCQCSERLPIDISQQISSQLLQLWGFPRGIIEAVLHCRNAETALNDIDDVSQLRSADAIFIANTLLSGGQLDQRFSAQPRISPLLSLWQQSSQSLNHTAHHSLEPQGAAYEP, from the coding sequence ATGAGAGCGCTATTTGTCGATGATGACGCCTTGCTCTTACAGGGTATGAAACGCGCTTTTTTTGCCAGCGACTGGCTTATCAGTACAGCCTCTAACGGTGACGAGGCGATGCAGCAGCTCGCTCAGCAACACTACGATGTCGTCGTCAGCGATATTCGCATGCCCCAAATGAGCGGCGGCGAGCTATTCGCTAAGATAAAGCAGCAACATCCGCGCACCATCCGCATCGTCTTATCCGGACAGCCCGGCATTCACGCCCCCGTCGCCACCAGTATGGTGGCGCACCACTGGCTCGACAAACCCTGTAGCATTCTTGAGCTAAAAGACACCCTCGATAGAAGCTACCAGAACCTGCAGCAAATCAACTCAGAGCCTTTACAGCGGCTAATCGCCCGCGCCGGGGCGCTACCTACTCCCCCGCCCATCATCTTGGCATTGAAAAACCGCCTCAAACAACTCTCCAGCATCGATGAAATCAGTCAGCTCATTCTTAGAGACCCAGGGCTAAGCGCCAAAATACTGCACATTGCTAACGCCTCTTATATTGCAGGCAACAACCCCACCAACAACCTACACGAGGCCGTCACTCGGCTCGGCCTAGATGCCGTTCATCAGGTCGTTCTGCTGGCCGAGCCACACATGTTCAACTGCCCGCAACAAAACAAACAACTGGTCAAATTACAACAACACGCCCGCAGCTGCGCCAAGCTTGCACAACAGATCGCACCGTCGATAAAAAAAACCGAAGCGATGTTAGCTGCTCTGTTGCACCGCCTCGGCGACACCTTGCTCATTAGCTGCCAGTGTAGCGAACGCCTGCCCATCGATATCAGCCAACAAATCAGTAGCCAGCTCCTGCAATTATGGGGCTTCCCACGAGGCATCATCGAGGCCGTATTGCACTGTCGTAACGCCGAGACCGCACTGAACGATATCGACGATGTGAGCCAGCTGCGCAGCGCCGACGCCATCTTCATTGCCAACACTTTACTCAGTGGTGGCCAGCTCGACCAACGTTTCAGCGCACAACCCCGCATCTCCCCCCTGCTATCGCTCTGGCAACAAAGCAGCCAGAGCCTCAATCACACTGCCCACCACAGCCTCGAACCGCAAGGAGCCGCTTATGAACCCTAA
- a CDS encoding response regulator, with the protein MNPNTKILCVDDDPNILDSMTRSLYQHCRLTTALSGKSALEEMDKQEFAVIISDMRMPQMDGASFLALAKQKAPNSTRLLLTGHADIDAAGKAINEGNIFRFLFKPCVNEELISHLQDANRLHQLNKIEKELLENTLKGAINMLNSIMSITAPEAFSRTDNIKRLVVHMARCCGQSDHWQYEMAAMLSHVGCITLPPALLKRAFRGDLLNDEEKRLLRSAPRAGEKMVANIPRLENVAKMIGLQLVRPEKIPKHVAAEVRSGATMLRVAHNLDNMMQREGIKAATAASNLSAAFSTPFEQQLLRYTASFELEQNPENIRQLSFQQLRVGMTIDEDVLADNGSIVLCRGQRLSAALIDRLLNFSRHTPLKQPVRAIVSASVN; encoded by the coding sequence ATGAACCCTAACACGAAGATACTCTGTGTCGATGACGACCCCAACATCTTAGATAGCATGACGCGTAGCCTCTACCAACACTGCCGCCTAACTACCGCTCTCAGCGGCAAGAGCGCACTGGAAGAGATGGACAAACAGGAATTTGCCGTGATCATTTCCGACATGCGCATGCCACAGATGGATGGTGCCAGCTTTCTCGCCCTGGCGAAGCAGAAAGCCCCCAATAGCACACGTTTATTATTGACCGGGCACGCCGACATCGACGCCGCTGGCAAGGCGATTAACGAGGGAAATATTTTCCGCTTTCTATTCAAGCCCTGCGTCAACGAGGAGCTAATCAGTCACCTGCAAGACGCCAACCGGCTGCATCAACTGAACAAGATCGAGAAAGAGCTGCTCGAAAACACCCTCAAAGGGGCTATCAATATGCTCAACAGCATCATGAGCATCACCGCCCCCGAAGCCTTCAGCCGCACCGATAACATTAAAAGGCTCGTCGTGCACATGGCACGCTGCTGCGGCCAGAGCGATCACTGGCAATACGAAATGGCCGCCATGCTCTCCCACGTCGGCTGCATCACACTACCACCTGCACTACTCAAGCGCGCCTTCCGCGGCGACCTCCTCAACGACGAAGAGAAACGCTTGCTGCGCTCGGCACCGCGCGCCGGCGAAAAGATGGTAGCCAATATTCCGCGCCTCGAAAACGTCGCCAAGATGATCGGTCTACAGCTGGTACGACCAGAAAAGATCCCTAAACATGTCGCCGCCGAAGTGCGCAGCGGTGCCACCATGCTGCGCGTTGCGCACAACCTCGACAATATGATGCAGCGCGAAGGTATCAAAGCCGCAACGGCTGCCAGCAACCTTTCCGCGGCTTTTAGCACACCCTTCGAACAACAGTTACTACGTTACACCGCCAGCTTTGAGCTCGAACAAAACCCAGAGAACATTCGTCAACTTTCTTTCCAACAACTGCGTGTCGGCATGACCATCGACGAGGATGTTCTCGCCGATAACGGCAGCATCGTGCTGTGCCGAGGGCAGAGACTCAGCGCTGCACTCATTGACCGCCTACTAAACTTCTCTCGTCACACGCCCCTAAAACAGCCGGTGCGCGCCATTGTCAGCGCCTCCGTTAATTAA
- a CDS encoding SdiA-regulated domain-containing protein, giving the protein MCIKPRLALSLTVLLMMMATVLYAYNVDDRLLSITQELMADDSEISLERYGSMVDGHAIAGIEDNLSGVTYDSDSGHLWVVINAPTKILELDEEFKVVRSIELEGFCDTEAIAYAGHGRFVVAEERQQAINLIEVHDDTEVVNKEQVKSFTLNTGGCNNKGWEGLAVVRDTGTIYVARENNPMKILKIDGFLTDENIVVDDLRDLEMVDHMDMDDFSGMHYNPVSKTLMVLSDDSKLLAEIDKTGHLLSYKQLDPNLDLTDDVMLQPEGVASDDKGYLYVVSEPNMVYRYLDQAHREKS; this is encoded by the coding sequence ATGTGTATAAAACCCAGATTAGCGCTGTCTTTAACAGTGTTGTTGATGATGATGGCAACGGTGCTCTATGCCTACAATGTTGATGACAGGCTGCTTTCTATCACCCAAGAATTGATGGCAGATGACAGCGAGATAAGTTTGGAACGGTATGGCAGCATGGTTGACGGTCATGCGATAGCAGGCATTGAGGATAACCTCTCGGGGGTGACCTACGATAGCGACAGTGGCCACCTTTGGGTGGTTATCAACGCCCCCACAAAGATATTGGAGCTGGATGAGGAGTTTAAGGTTGTTCGCAGTATTGAGTTAGAGGGTTTTTGCGATACGGAAGCCATTGCCTATGCCGGGCACGGCCGGTTTGTGGTGGCAGAGGAGCGACAGCAGGCGATCAACTTGATCGAAGTTCATGACGATACTGAGGTGGTAAATAAGGAGCAGGTAAAAAGCTTTACCTTGAATACCGGTGGTTGCAATAACAAGGGTTGGGAAGGTTTAGCTGTGGTACGCGACACCGGCACGATCTATGTTGCCCGTGAGAACAACCCAATGAAGATTTTAAAAATAGATGGCTTCTTGACCGATGAGAATATTGTCGTCGACGATCTTCGGGATCTAGAAATGGTGGATCACATGGATATGGATGATTTTTCTGGTATGCATTACAACCCCGTTAGCAAGACGTTGATGGTGCTGAGTGATGATTCGAAGTTGCTTGCTGAAATTGATAAAACCGGCCACCTGTTGAGTTATAAGCAGTTAGATCCAAACCTAGATTTGACCGATGATGTGATGCTGCAGCCGGAAGGTGTTGCCAGTGATGATAAGGGTTACTTGTACGTGGTCAGTGAGCCTAATATGGTGTATCGCTACCTGGATCAGGCTCACCGAGAAAAGAGTTAA
- the speF gene encoding ornithine decarboxylase SpeF produces the protein MKSLKIAASQSVTDCFTTKRKVVDILHTDFCDIGVVVASVTDVENGIIDRINSLGLHLPIFIAVCCSESFPDDSCTEITGVFELCADNVDFYGKQVETALLKYEDSLLPPFFDTLKKYVDMGNSTFACPGHQGGQFFRKHPVGRQFFDFFGETLFRADMCNADVHLGDLLIHEGAPNTAQQHAAKVFNADKTYFVLNGTSSSNKVATNAILSKGDLVLFDRNNHKSNHHGALIQAGANPVYLETARNPFGFIGGIDAHCFNEEYLREQIRATAPERADEQRPFRLAIIQLGTYDGTIYNARQVIDKIGHLCDYILFDSAWVGYEQFIPMMKDCSPLLLELTAEDPGILVTQSVHKQQAGFSQTSQIHKKDSHIKGQARYCNHKRFNNAFMMHASTSPFYPLFAALDVNAKMHEGESGRYLWREAVKAGIEARKLLLKKCSLIKPFVPQLVDGQPWESFETEKMASDLRFFEFEPGKRWHSFDGYEEGQYFVDPCKFLLTTPGINAETGEYEEFGIPATILANFLRENNIIPEKCDLNSILFLMTPAEEIAKMQHLVVQIAHFEKLVEEDAPLSVVLPNVYAANKERYQNYTIRQLCQEMHDLYVSRNVKDLQREMFREKCFPTIALNAQEANTEFVRGNGELVPLSEIEGRIALEGALPYPPGVLCMVPGEVWNSTVKNYFLALEEGINQLPGFSPELQGVYLEENAEGRICASGYVLKN, from the coding sequence ATGAAATCATTAAAAATTGCTGCCAGCCAATCTGTCACCGACTGCTTTACAACGAAAAGAAAAGTTGTCGATATTTTACACACCGACTTCTGCGACATCGGTGTCGTCGTCGCCTCTGTTACCGACGTTGAAAATGGCATTATTGATAGGATTAATAGCCTTGGCTTACACCTGCCTATTTTTATCGCCGTTTGCTGCAGCGAATCGTTTCCCGATGATAGCTGCACTGAAATTACTGGGGTCTTTGAGCTCTGCGCTGACAACGTCGACTTCTATGGCAAACAAGTAGAAACAGCACTGCTTAAGTATGAAGACTCCCTACTTCCTCCCTTCTTCGATACACTCAAAAAATACGTAGACATGGGTAACTCAACCTTTGCCTGCCCCGGCCATCAGGGCGGCCAATTCTTCCGTAAACACCCTGTTGGACGCCAATTCTTTGACTTCTTCGGCGAGACACTATTCCGCGCCGATATGTGTAACGCTGATGTTCACTTAGGCGACCTGCTGATCCATGAGGGCGCACCGAATACTGCGCAACAACATGCGGCTAAAGTCTTTAACGCCGATAAAACTTATTTCGTATTGAACGGCACCTCCTCTTCAAACAAGGTGGCTACTAACGCTATTTTATCCAAGGGTGACTTAGTCCTGTTCGACCGAAACAACCATAAGTCAAACCACCATGGTGCCTTAATTCAAGCCGGTGCAAACCCTGTTTACTTAGAGACGGCCCGTAATCCCTTTGGCTTTATTGGCGGCATTGATGCCCACTGTTTTAACGAAGAGTACTTACGCGAACAAATTCGAGCAACGGCACCGGAGCGTGCCGATGAACAGCGACCATTCCGACTGGCTATTATCCAGCTCGGGACCTATGACGGCACGATCTATAATGCCCGACAAGTCATCGATAAGATCGGCCACCTTTGCGACTACATCTTGTTTGACTCTGCGTGGGTAGGCTATGAGCAGTTTATTCCAATGATGAAAGATTGTTCGCCACTGCTGCTTGAGCTCACCGCAGAAGACCCCGGCATCCTCGTTACTCAATCAGTGCACAAACAACAAGCAGGCTTCTCTCAAACCTCGCAGATCCATAAAAAAGATAGCCACATCAAAGGCCAAGCCCGTTACTGCAATCACAAACGCTTTAATAACGCCTTCATGATGCATGCCTCAACCAGTCCCTTTTACCCCTTGTTTGCCGCGTTAGATGTCAACGCCAAAATGCACGAGGGCGAAAGTGGCCGTTACTTATGGCGCGAAGCCGTCAAGGCCGGCATCGAAGCACGCAAGTTGTTGCTCAAGAAATGTAGCCTGATAAAACCCTTCGTGCCACAACTTGTAGATGGTCAACCCTGGGAAAGCTTTGAGACAGAGAAGATGGCGAGCGACCTTCGCTTCTTTGAATTCGAACCTGGAAAAAGGTGGCACTCTTTCGATGGTTACGAAGAGGGGCAATACTTTGTCGACCCTTGTAAATTCCTGCTCACCACGCCCGGCATTAATGCTGAAACCGGCGAGTATGAAGAGTTCGGTATTCCCGCGACAATTCTCGCCAATTTCCTTCGTGAAAATAATATTATCCCGGAGAAGTGCGACCTTAACTCGATCTTATTCCTAATGACACCTGCGGAAGAGATCGCCAAAATGCAGCACCTCGTCGTGCAGATCGCCCACTTCGAGAAACTCGTTGAAGAGGACGCGCCACTATCCGTCGTCCTACCCAATGTCTACGCCGCAAATAAGGAGCGCTACCAGAACTACACCATCCGCCAACTGTGCCAAGAGATGCACGATCTCTATGTCAGCCGTAATGTCAAAGACTTACAAAGAGAGATGTTCCGAGAAAAATGCTTCCCTACCATTGCCTTGAACGCACAAGAGGCCAATACCGAGTTTGTTCGCGGCAACGGCGAGCTGGTACCACTCTCGGAGATTGAGGGACGTATTGCCTTAGAAGGCGCACTGCCCTACCCACCAGGCGTACTTTGCATGGTCCCTGGCGAGGTGTGGAATAGCACAGTGAAAAACTATTTCCTCGCACTTGAAGAAGGTATTAACCAGCTGCCTGGTTTCTCACCTGAACTGCAAGGGGTCTACCTCGAAGAGAATGCAGAGGGACGCATTTGTGCCTCTGGCTATGTCTTAAAAAACTAA
- a CDS encoding SgcJ/EcaC family oxidoreductase — MEYSEAKSLFDEWNNALLTGDTKNIMPLYEADAILLPTISNQVRHNHAEIEDYFVTFLARGPQGKIEEANVRRFGDVAINSGVYTFTFKDTSSVTARFTYVYRWNGQRWMIVEHHSSAMPE, encoded by the coding sequence ATGGAGTATAGCGAAGCAAAATCGCTGTTTGATGAGTGGAATAATGCGTTGCTAACAGGTGACACAAAAAATATTATGCCGCTGTATGAGGCCGATGCAATTCTTTTGCCGACGATCTCTAACCAGGTTCGTCACAATCATGCAGAAATAGAAGATTACTTTGTGACTTTCTTAGCCAGAGGCCCGCAGGGAAAAATTGAGGAAGCCAACGTTCGTAGATTCGGTGATGTCGCTATAAATTCAGGGGTCTATACCTTTACTTTTAAAGATACTAGCTCTGTGACAGCACGCTTTACCTATGTCTATCGTTGGAATGGTCAGCGCTGGATGATTGTCGAGCATCACTCATCGGCGATGCCTGAGTGA
- the speFL gene encoding leader peptide SpeFL — MAHIRRIRHLTMPSHRDYFDNAYLFPHQQLSS, encoded by the coding sequence ATGGCGCATATACGGCGCATTCGACATCTAACGATGCCGTCTCATCGCGACTATTTCGACAACGCCTACCTCTTCCCGCACCAGCAATTATCTTCTTGA
- the potE gene encoding putrescine-ornithine antiporter, whose protein sequence is MSDTKNKMGVVQLTILTIVNMMGSGIIMLPSALAKVGTISILSWFVTALGSTALAYAFAKCGMFSKKPGGMGGYAEYAFGRSGNFMANYTYSVSLLIANVAIAISAVGYAAVFLDMDLTPISICLATIGLLWLTTLANFGGARITGQVSSVTVWGIIIPVIGICLIGWFWFDPALYSAAWNPHNMPFFQALGGSIAMTLWAFLGMESACANSDAVENPEKNVPIAVLGGTIGAAIIYIVSTNVVAGIVSNDALVHSNAPFGLVFAQMFNPTIGKVVIACAVISCVGSLLGWQFTIAQVFKSGADDGFFPSAFSKVNSSDAPVLGMIIIVTIQSALSLMTISPSLASQFDALVNLAVVTNIIPYILSMAALGIMQRQLKIPAHKARASNIIAVVGALYSFYALYSSGDSAVMLGSLCTFFGWTIYGFIANKNAKGELENANA, encoded by the coding sequence ATGAGTGATACAAAAAATAAAATGGGAGTTGTACAACTCACCATTCTCACCATCGTCAACATGATGGGCTCGGGCATCATCATGCTGCCAAGTGCACTGGCGAAGGTCGGCACCATCTCCATTCTCTCCTGGTTCGTCACCGCACTGGGCTCTACTGCCCTCGCCTATGCCTTCGCTAAATGCGGCATGTTCAGCAAGAAACCCGGCGGCATGGGTGGCTATGCCGAATATGCTTTCGGCCGCTCAGGTAACTTCATGGCGAACTACACCTACTCCGTGTCGCTATTAATTGCCAACGTTGCCATCGCCATCTCTGCCGTCGGCTATGCCGCTGTCTTTCTAGACATGGACCTCACCCCCATCAGTATTTGCTTAGCCACTATCGGCCTACTCTGGCTCACCACGCTGGCCAACTTCGGCGGTGCCCGCATCACCGGACAGGTAAGCTCCGTGACCGTTTGGGGTATCATCATCCCTGTCATCGGTATCTGCCTGATCGGCTGGTTCTGGTTCGACCCTGCGCTTTATAGCGCTGCCTGGAACCCACATAATATGCCCTTTTTCCAAGCCTTAGGCGGCTCTATTGCAATGACGTTGTGGGCCTTCCTCGGTATGGAGTCAGCCTGTGCCAACTCAGACGCGGTAGAGAACCCAGAGAAGAATGTACCTATCGCGGTATTGGGCGGCACCATTGGCGCAGCCATCATCTATATCGTGTCAACCAATGTGGTTGCCGGTATCGTCTCCAACGATGCTCTAGTTCACTCAAACGCTCCCTTCGGCCTCGTCTTCGCCCAGATGTTCAATCCGACTATAGGTAAAGTGGTTATTGCCTGCGCCGTCATCTCGTGTGTCGGCTCACTGCTGGGTTGGCAGTTCACTATCGCGCAAGTCTTTAAGTCAGGCGCTGATGATGGTTTCTTCCCTAGCGCCTTTTCAAAAGTGAATAGCTCCGACGCCCCTGTGCTCGGCATGATTATCATCGTGACGATTCAGTCAGCACTATCACTGATGACCATTAGCCCCTCACTGGCGAGCCAGTTTGACGCCCTCGTCAACTTGGCCGTCGTCACTAATATTATTCCCTATATTCTATCGATGGCAGCCCTGGGCATCATGCAAAGGCAACTCAAGATTCCTGCTCACAAAGCCCGCGCCTCGAATATCATCGCCGTTGTCGGTGCCCTGTACAGTTTCTACGCTCTGTACAGCTCAGGTGACAGTGCCGTTATGCTAGGCTCTCTCTGTACCTTCTTTGGCTGGACTATTTACGGTTTCATTGCCAACAAGAACGCAAAAGGTGAGCTCGAAAACGCCAACGCATAA
- a CDS encoding carotenoid oxygenase family protein, with translation MTITDKKKVQHSLKPSAHPYLNGAWTPNFTEYTATEMTVIGEIPHDIDGVYLRNTENPVHEAIGHYHPFDGDGMLHAMSFKDGKAEYRNRFIRTKGFNAEQEAGRALWTGIANDPTLSERPGWGAQGHVKDSSSTDVVVHAGKVLSTFWQCGEGYQLDPHTLAPLGTVGWAPAEGISAHPKVDERSGEMLFFNYSKQPPYQHYGVVDRNNQLVHYTPVPLPGPRLPHDMAFSENYSILVDLPLYWDPELLEQGRHHARYYADQPSRFGILPRYGTADDVQWFEASATYVLHWMNAYEEGDEIVLDGYFQDNPDPEPLPGLPKTVGKMMANLDIHSFQSKLHRWRFNLKTGEVQEQRLDERALEFGTFNQQYAGRKSRYLYSVWGEPNWFLFSGIVKHDLETGESFSLPFGEQRFGSEAPFAPRVNAKDEDDGYLVSFITDMKEDRSECVLIDAKDIEAGPVCRIILPHRICSGTHATWADGASLRKEKNS, from the coding sequence ATGACCATTACTGACAAGAAGAAGGTGCAGCACAGCCTAAAGCCCAGTGCCCACCCGTACTTAAACGGCGCCTGGACGCCTAACTTCACCGAATATACCGCCACCGAGATGACGGTCATTGGTGAAATCCCCCACGACATCGACGGTGTCTACCTACGCAACACTGAAAATCCCGTACACGAGGCCATCGGCCATTACCACCCCTTCGATGGTGATGGCATGCTGCACGCCATGAGCTTCAAAGATGGTAAGGCCGAGTACCGTAATCGCTTCATTCGTACCAAAGGCTTTAATGCAGAGCAGGAGGCTGGGCGAGCGCTATGGACAGGTATCGCCAACGATCCCACCCTTTCAGAACGACCCGGCTGGGGTGCACAGGGGCACGTCAAAGACTCCTCCTCTACCGACGTCGTGGTCCATGCGGGCAAGGTACTCTCGACGTTCTGGCAATGTGGCGAGGGCTATCAATTGGACCCTCATACCCTAGCCCCCCTCGGCACCGTCGGCTGGGCGCCTGCAGAGGGTATCTCCGCCCACCCAAAAGTCGACGAGCGCAGCGGCGAAATGCTGTTCTTCAACTACTCCAAACAACCGCCCTACCAACACTACGGTGTCGTCGACCGCAACAACCAACTCGTTCATTACACACCGGTGCCGCTACCCGGCCCGCGGCTGCCCCATGACATGGCGTTCTCGGAAAACTATTCTATTCTCGTCGACCTGCCACTGTACTGGGATCCCGAGTTACTAGAACAAGGCCGCCATCACGCCCGTTACTATGCCGACCAGCCGAGCCGTTTTGGCATCCTCCCACGCTACGGAACGGCCGATGACGTGCAGTGGTTTGAGGCGTCGGCCACCTATGTGCTGCACTGGATGAACGCCTACGAAGAGGGTGATGAAATCGTTCTCGATGGCTATTTTCAGGATAACCCCGACCCGGAGCCGCTACCCGGCTTACCGAAAACGGTAGGGAAAATGATGGCAAACCTGGATATTCACTCCTTTCAATCCAAGCTACACCGCTGGCGCTTCAACCTAAAGACCGGCGAGGTACAGGAGCAGCGACTGGACGAGCGCGCTCTCGAGTTTGGCACCTTCAACCAACAATACGCCGGCCGCAAATCACGCTACCTCTACAGTGTCTGGGGCGAACCCAACTGGTTCCTATTCTCGGGCATCGTCAAACACGACCTCGAGACGGGTGAATCCTTCAGCCTACCCTTTGGCGAACAACGCTTCGGCAGCGAGGCGCCTTTCGCGCCAAGGGTCAATGCCAAAGACGAAGATGATGGCTACCTAGTCAGCTTCATCACCGACATGAAGGAAGACCGCTCCGAGTGTGTACTCATCGACGCCAAAGACATCGAGGCAGGACCGGTCTGTCGCATCATTCTGCCACACCGCATCTGCAGCGGTACTCATGCAACTTGGGCCGACGGCGCTAGCCTACGCAAAGAAAAAAATAGCTAG